Proteins encoded in a region of the Photobacterium angustum genome:
- the glnB gene encoding nitrogen regulatory protein P-II, whose translation MKKIEAIIKPFKLDDVREALAEVGITGMTVSEVKGFGRQKGHTELYRGAEYMVDFLPKVKIEIVVTDEVAEQCIDTIVETAQTGKIGDGKIFMFDIERVVRIRTGEEDEDAI comes from the coding sequence ATGAAAAAAATTGAAGCTATTATTAAGCCGTTTAAGCTTGATGACGTTCGTGAGGCATTAGCGGAAGTAGGTATTACGGGCATGACGGTGTCTGAAGTGAAAGGGTTTGGACGTCAGAAAGGCCATACCGAATTATACCGTGGCGCAGAATACATGGTCGATTTTTTACCTAAAGTTAAAATTGAAATTGTTGTTACCGATGAAGTAGCAGAGCAATGCATTGATACTATTGTTGAAACGGCACAAACCGGTAAGATTGGCGATGGTAAAATCTTCATGTTTGATATTGAACGTGTAGTGCGTATTCGTACTGGAGAAGAAGACGAAGACGCGATTTAA